In Leifsonia sp. ZF2019, a genomic segment contains:
- a CDS encoding ABC transporter ATP-binding protein yields the protein MYTLTNVTKKYTQSKREVVALKDVTLDIPDGQLVAIQGPTGGGKSTLLQMLGALDRPTSGSVELGSSSLSKLGDGKLAGIRASEIGFVFQGFNLIPTLTAQENVETALAPLKISGDERKRRAAEALASVGLGDRGTHLPSELSGGQQQRVAIARALVKNPEVLLADEPTGNLDEETRDEIMDVLEGLWRDRGLTLVIVTHDSAVAKRAQRRLHIKHGQVKEVA from the coding sequence ATGTACACCCTCACGAACGTCACCAAGAAGTACACGCAGTCCAAGCGGGAGGTCGTCGCCCTCAAGGACGTCACCCTCGACATCCCGGACGGCCAGCTGGTCGCCATCCAGGGGCCGACCGGCGGCGGCAAGTCGACGCTGCTGCAGATGCTCGGCGCCCTCGACCGCCCCACCTCCGGGTCGGTGGAGCTCGGCTCGTCGAGCCTCTCGAAGCTGGGCGACGGCAAGCTGGCCGGCATCCGCGCGAGCGAGATCGGTTTCGTCTTCCAGGGGTTCAACCTCATCCCGACGCTGACGGCGCAGGAGAACGTGGAGACCGCGCTGGCCCCGCTCAAGATCAGCGGGGACGAGCGCAAGCGTCGCGCCGCGGAGGCCCTCGCCTCCGTCGGGCTCGGCGACCGCGGCACGCACCTGCCGTCAGAACTCTCGGGCGGTCAGCAGCAGCGCGTCGCGATCGCCCGCGCCCTGGTGAAGAACCCGGAGGTGCTCCTCGCCGACGAGCCCACGGGAAACCTCGACGAGGAGACCCGCGACGAGATCATGGACGTGCTGGAGGGCCTCTGGCGCGACCGCGGCCTCACCCTCGTCATCGTGACCCACGACAGCGCCGTCGCAAAGCGCGCCCAGCGCCGCCTCCACATCAAGCACGGCCAGGTCAAAGAGGTCGCCTGA
- a CDS encoding Gfo/Idh/MocA family protein, with translation MSAGRVGVGVIGAGVISNQYLENLTAFPDLEVRFVADIDQERARAQAEKYGVPGAGSVEELLADDGIEIVVNLTIPKVHVEVALQALAAGKHVWSEKPFALDRASGTELLEAAHAAGLRVATAPDTFLGAGIQSARRLIESGRIGAPLTALTLMQSPGPESWHPNPDFLFQEGAGPLFDIGPYYLTALVQLFGPVARVTAVASKSRETRIIGSGPRAGEEFAVTVPTHVSALYQFESGQTAQAIFSFDSKLGRTLFEVAGADGTVEVPDPNTFEGELRVHGADGQESVASTGSTSSRGTGVVELARAIRAGVPERASGEQAYHVLDVMVSTIEAGESGLPVEVASTVQVAPALPEDWDPRAATLA, from the coding sequence GTGAGCGCCGGGCGCGTGGGTGTCGGCGTCATCGGCGCGGGCGTCATCAGCAACCAGTACCTCGAGAACCTGACGGCGTTCCCGGACCTCGAGGTCCGGTTCGTCGCCGACATCGACCAGGAGCGCGCCCGCGCCCAGGCCGAGAAGTACGGCGTCCCGGGCGCCGGGTCCGTCGAGGAGCTCCTGGCCGACGACGGCATCGAGATCGTGGTCAACCTCACCATCCCCAAGGTGCACGTCGAGGTGGCGCTGCAGGCGCTCGCCGCGGGCAAGCACGTGTGGAGCGAGAAGCCGTTCGCGCTCGACCGCGCCAGCGGCACCGAGCTCCTGGAGGCCGCGCACGCCGCCGGACTCCGCGTCGCGACCGCGCCGGACACCTTCCTCGGCGCGGGAATCCAGTCGGCTCGCCGCCTCATCGAGAGCGGCCGCATCGGCGCGCCCCTCACGGCGCTGACGCTCATGCAGTCGCCCGGCCCGGAGTCGTGGCATCCCAACCCCGACTTCCTATTCCAGGAGGGCGCCGGCCCGCTGTTCGACATCGGCCCGTACTATCTGACGGCCCTCGTGCAGCTCTTCGGTCCGGTCGCGCGGGTGACGGCGGTCGCCTCCAAGTCGCGGGAGACGCGCATCATCGGCTCGGGCCCGCGCGCCGGCGAGGAGTTCGCGGTGACGGTGCCCACCCACGTGAGCGCGCTGTATCAGTTCGAGAGCGGTCAGACGGCGCAGGCCATCTTCAGCTTCGACTCGAAGCTCGGTCGCACGCTGTTCGAGGTCGCGGGCGCCGACGGGACCGTCGAGGTCCCCGACCCCAACACCTTCGAGGGCGAGCTGCGTGTCCACGGCGCCGACGGCCAGGAGTCGGTCGCGTCGACCGGGTCGACCTCCAGCCGAGGCACCGGCGTCGTCGAGCTGGCGCGGGCCATCCGCGCCGGAGTGCCCGAGCGGGCCTCGGGCGAGCAGGCCTACCATGTGCTCGACGTGATGGTCTCGACGATCGAGGCCGGCGAGTCCGGCTTGCCGGTCGAGGTCGCGAGCACCGTGCAGGTGGCTCCGGCCCTCCCGGAGGACTGGGACCCGCGAGCGGCGACCCTGGCGTAG
- a CDS encoding Gfo/Idh/MocA family protein — protein sequence MSESASGRESAAGDATQGGLTRRDGSRAGERLRVAIVGGGFMAEVHSRAARASRAELAGIVSSTAEKSAAAAERLGIARAYGSLDELLADDTVDVVHVTTPNALHAKQAGAVLAAGKHVICEKPLATTTADAEELVRAAEGRVATVPFIYRFHPMVREARHRFASGQAGRVLSINASYLQDWLLGAGDDNWRVDSAQGGRSRAFADIGSHLVDLVEFVSGDRVSRVSATKRTVFAERASHSAITTEDAVAVVVETEGGALGTLLVSQVAPGRKNRLWLEIAGTAESVAFDQEQPETLWVGRRAGSLLVPRDADQLSADAARLCVVPSGHPQGYQDAFNAFVADSYAAVAGEEPDGLPRFTDGLRAVRITDAVLDSAESGTWIEMG from the coding sequence ATGAGCGAGAGTGCGAGTGGGCGCGAGTCGGCGGCCGGCGACGCGACACAGGGCGGACTGACCCGCCGCGACGGCAGCAGGGCGGGGGAGCGCCTCCGGGTCGCGATCGTGGGCGGCGGCTTCATGGCCGAGGTCCACAGCCGAGCTGCCCGGGCGTCGCGTGCCGAGCTGGCCGGGATCGTGTCGTCGACGGCTGAGAAGTCGGCGGCGGCGGCGGAGCGCCTGGGCATCGCGCGTGCCTACGGCTCGCTCGACGAGCTGCTCGCCGACGACACCGTCGACGTCGTCCACGTGACCACGCCGAACGCGCTGCACGCCAAGCAGGCCGGTGCCGTGCTGGCCGCGGGCAAGCACGTGATCTGCGAGAAGCCGCTCGCCACGACGACGGCCGACGCCGAGGAGCTGGTGCGCGCGGCCGAGGGCCGGGTGGCCACGGTGCCGTTCATCTACCGGTTCCATCCGATGGTCAGGGAGGCGCGCCACCGCTTCGCGTCGGGCCAGGCCGGGCGCGTGCTCAGCATCAACGCCTCCTACCTGCAGGACTGGCTCCTCGGAGCGGGCGACGACAACTGGCGGGTCGACTCCGCCCAGGGCGGCCGCTCGCGCGCCTTCGCCGACATCGGATCGCACCTCGTCGACCTCGTCGAGTTCGTCTCGGGCGACCGCGTCTCGCGGGTCTCCGCGACGAAGCGCACAGTATTCGCCGAACGGGCGTCGCACTCCGCCATCACGACCGAGGACGCCGTGGCCGTGGTGGTCGAGACCGAGGGCGGCGCGCTCGGCACCCTGCTGGTGTCGCAGGTCGCCCCGGGTCGCAAGAACCGGCTCTGGCTCGAGATCGCGGGCACCGCCGAGAGTGTGGCGTTCGACCAGGAGCAGCCGGAGACGCTCTGGGTGGGCCGCCGGGCCGGCAGCCTCCTGGTCCCGCGCGACGCCGATCAGCTGAGCGCCGACGCGGCCCGGCTCTGCGTCGTCCCCTCTGGGCACCCGCAGGGTTACCAGGACGCGTTCAACGCGTTCGTGGCCGACAGCTACGCGGCCGTCGCGGGGGAGGAGCCGGACGGGCTCCCGCGCTTCACCGACGGCCTGCGCGCCGTGCGGATCACCGACGCCGTGCTCGACTCCGCCGAGTCGGGTACCTGGATCGAGATGGGATAG
- a CDS encoding pentapeptide repeat-containing protein, which produces MSTESTIRGEDWYGRDLDGVEYTDVEFVDVDMTELSSSGATFTGCTFRSVRFNVSEHTDSAFVNCTFHGCNFFDSTFRRCKLTGSTFDACEFALLKVEGGNWAFVDLGRADLGGAGFRGVRLREADLSRVRAVEARFDGCDLSAATLTGADFSAASLVGSDLTGVDPAEVSFRGATIDERQAVVFAEALGMHVVPTPER; this is translated from the coding sequence GTGAGCACGGAGAGCACCATCCGGGGTGAGGACTGGTACGGACGCGACCTCGACGGCGTCGAGTACACCGATGTCGAGTTCGTGGATGTCGACATGACGGAGCTGAGCTCCTCGGGAGCGACCTTCACGGGCTGCACGTTCCGTTCGGTGCGCTTCAACGTGAGCGAGCATACGGACTCGGCGTTCGTGAACTGCACCTTCCACGGCTGCAACTTCTTCGACTCCACGTTCCGCCGGTGCAAGCTCACCGGCAGCACCTTCGACGCGTGCGAGTTCGCGCTGCTGAAGGTGGAGGGCGGCAACTGGGCGTTCGTGGACCTGGGGCGCGCCGACCTCGGCGGCGCCGGCTTCCGCGGCGTGCGTCTGCGGGAGGCCGACCTCAGCCGTGTGCGCGCCGTCGAGGCGCGGTTCGACGGCTGCGATCTCTCTGCCGCGACCCTCACCGGTGCGGACTTCTCCGCGGCCTCCCTGGTCGGGAGCGACCTCACGGGCGTCGACCCGGCCGAGGTCTCGTTCCGGGGCGCGACCATCGACGAGCGTCAGGCCGTCGTCTTCGCCGAGGCCCTCGGCATGCACGTCGTCCCCACCCCCGAGCGCTGA
- a CDS encoding sugar phosphate isomerase/epimerase family protein, with translation MTDQNTTAQREPAQAGHTHPVTLFTGQWADLTLEEVAKLASEWGYDGLEIAASGEHLDVWRAAEDDAYLQGRLDILDRYGLKVWAISNHLKGQAVCDDPIDFRHQAIVGSKVWGDGDPEGVRRRAAEELKLTAKVARKLGVDTVVGFTGSKIWPYVAQFPPVPASVIDAGYQDFADRWNPILDVFDGEGVRFAHEVHPSEIAYDYWSSVRSLEAIDHRTAFGFNWDPSHMMWQDIDPVGFIVDFQDRIYHVDCKDTRLRPRNGRAGVLGSHLPWGDPRRGWDFVSTGHGDVPWEDSFRALESIGYTGPISIEWEDAGMDRLHGAKEAVGYIRSLLWTTPTASFDAAFSNQD, from the coding sequence ATGACCGATCAGAACACGACTGCACAGCGTGAACCGGCACAGGCGGGGCACACGCACCCGGTCACGCTGTTCACGGGCCAGTGGGCCGACCTGACGCTGGAGGAGGTGGCGAAGCTCGCCTCCGAGTGGGGCTACGACGGCCTCGAGATCGCGGCGTCGGGGGAGCACCTGGATGTGTGGCGGGCGGCGGAGGACGACGCGTACCTCCAGGGCCGCCTCGACATCCTGGACCGGTACGGCCTGAAGGTGTGGGCGATCTCCAACCACCTCAAGGGCCAGGCCGTGTGCGACGACCCGATCGACTTCCGTCACCAGGCGATCGTCGGCTCGAAGGTGTGGGGCGACGGCGACCCGGAGGGGGTGCGCCGGCGCGCCGCGGAGGAGCTGAAGCTGACCGCGAAGGTCGCCCGCAAGCTGGGCGTGGACACGGTCGTGGGGTTCACCGGCTCGAAGATCTGGCCGTACGTCGCGCAGTTCCCGCCGGTTCCCGCGTCCGTGATCGACGCCGGGTATCAGGACTTCGCCGACCGCTGGAACCCCATCCTCGACGTGTTCGACGGCGAAGGCGTGCGGTTCGCCCACGAGGTGCACCCGTCCGAGATCGCCTACGACTACTGGTCGTCGGTCCGGTCGCTGGAGGCCATCGACCACCGGACGGCGTTCGGCTTCAACTGGGATCCGTCGCACATGATGTGGCAGGACATCGACCCGGTCGGCTTCATCGTCGACTTCCAGGACCGGATCTACCACGTGGACTGCAAGGACACGCGCCTGCGCCCCCGCAACGGCCGTGCCGGCGTGCTGGGTTCGCACCTGCCGTGGGGCGACCCGCGCCGCGGCTGGGACTTCGTCTCGACCGGGCACGGCGACGTGCCGTGGGAGGACTCCTTCCGCGCCCTCGAATCCATCGGCTACACCGGTCCGATCTCGATCGAGTGGGAGGACGCCGGCATGGACCGGCTGCACGGTGCGAAGGAGGCCGTCGGCTACATCCGCTCGCTGCTGTGGACGACGCCCACCGCGTCCTTCGACGCCGCGTTCAGCAATCAGGACTGA